Genomic segment of Arvicola amphibius chromosome 7, mArvAmp1.2, whole genome shotgun sequence:
TCGTCATAAGTGTGAGTGGTCATTACATACccagcagagagaggggaaacaCTGCCGACCCGGTTACCCGCTGAAAAGGACTAACCCGTCAAAACTAACAAAACCGGGTGACAGAACATGGAGAAGATGACGTACTCCTCAACCCATGCCACCCATTTCAACAAGTCACTAGGTGAAAAATCAGGCTGGGGCCTGGTATGTGTTTGAGTACTAGGTTTCTGCCTTCCTCTGAAAAAccagggagtggaggcaggatgCAGGTTACAGGAGCTACTGTGTCAATGGGCTGATCAGTATGGCAAATCCTATGTTCCCATTATCCTGTTGAGTGCTGCATTCCTGGTGGGCGATTCGTCCAGCCCCTCAATCCCGCTGTAGAGGGAGTGTGAGATCCTGCGTTTCCGGTCATCCAGTTCTGTCTCGATGGGCAGCTCAGGGGCGGCAGGGCTCCCAGGAAACCGAAGCTCATTGCATTTGCTGATCCGCCTGGCCACGATGAGCTGGATCATTCCTCGCTTGTTGCCCTCGGTGGACATGGACCTCCGCAGAGTCTCCATGGCTTCCTGGTTGGCTTTGCCCAGCAGCGACTTTTCCATTTACAGCTTTCAGCTGGTCATTCACTCTCAGTCTTCCATCTTTGGATGCAGCTCCGCCATTAATAATGGACTTCACGAAGATTCCCAGATCTGCGTGGTTCTCTTTGGAACGGTTCCCTTTGATGCTGACTCCAAGTCCTGCAGATCCCGAGTCATTAAGGGGGACTTCAAAGGTCAGAAACTCCCTGGTCCCATCAGGAGTGAGAACAACCTCCTCATCCTCCGGTTTCGTTTCTTTTGGAATCTGCATCTGGCTT
This window contains:
- the LOC119819921 gene encoding LOW QUALITY PROTEIN: partitioning defective 3 homolog (The sequence of the model RefSeq protein was modified relative to this genomic sequence to represent the inferred CDS: deleted 1 base in 1 codon); this translates as MGISEMAKTVQAIPITFGFPLELDIKSLLLKISYTLVTEHGKIKLLLSSSSLQATPALAPQNVLGTNVGSVYNTKKVGKKLNIRLKKGSKGLGFSITSQDVSIGGLVPIYVKNILPRGAAIEGGRLKAGDPLIEVNGVDLAGKSQEEVVSLLRSTKVEGTVSLLIFCQEDAFHPRERNTESSQMQIPKETKPEDEEVVLTPDGTREFLTFEVPLNDSGSAGLGVSIKGNRSKENHADLGIFVKSIINGGAASKDGRLRVNDQLKAVNGKSLLGKANQEAMETLRRSMSTEGNKRGMIQLIVARRISKCNELRFPGSPAAPELPIETELDDRKRRISHSLYSGIEGLDESPTRNAALNRIMGT